CAGCGCCTCCACGTCGATCTGGGCCAGCACGGCGGCGGTGATCCGGTTCGTGGCCGCCTTCTGGACGTCGGGGTCGCTCGCCAGCGGGCCGACGGTGTCGACGTAGCGGTCGGTGTCCTGCACGATGCTGTTCGCCCACACCGCGACCACGGACAGCATCGCGAGCAGCGCGGCCAGCAGGATCAGCACGACCGAGCCGAGTGAGCGCAGCGGGTGGTGCCGGGCGGCTCGGGGCGTCCCGGAGTTCTCCAGGGCGTGGACCCGCTGCCGGAGCTCGGCCAGTTCACCGCGCTCCGTGGCCGAGAGCTGTTCGTCACCGCTAGCGCTCATGGTCAGCAGCACAACCGCCCGTCGTGGCGGGCGCGACCCGGGTGGAGCGGGCGGGTGAACGGCACACCGAGGTGCGGGGGCCGGGCCGCGGTGATGCAATGGGGTCAGGGAGCTTTGGGGCGAGGGCCACGAGGGGGGACGACAGCCACGAGCACCAGAGGTGACGCCGTGAGCGACGAATTCGAAGACGTGGGTCCGATCGACTATCTGGTCGTCGAGTTCCCGGGCAACCGGATGACGGGCGAGGGCTTCCCCATCCTGGTCGACCTGGTGGACCGCGGACTCATCCGGATCCTGGACCTCGTGTTCATCCGGAAGGACGACGACGGCTCGGTGGCCGGCCTGGAGATCGGCGATTTCACCGGCGACGGCGAACTCGACCTCGCCGTCTTCGACGGAGCCTCCTCGGGACTGCTCGGCCAGGACGACATCGACGAGGCCGCCAAGGCGCTGGAGCCCGGCTGTTCCGCCGGCATCCTGCTCTACGAGAACCGGTGGGCCGCACCCTTCGCCGCCGCCCTGCGCCGCGGCGGGGCCAGGATGATCGCCTCCGGGCGGATCCCGGTCCCGTCGGTCGTCGCCGCCCTCGACGCGATCGAGACCGCCGGCTGAACGACAACCGACGACGCCGACGGGCAGCTGACGGACAGGTTGATAGACAGCTGACGGACCGAAGGGAAACAGTCATGCCAGGTCT
Above is a window of Streptomyces griseorubiginosus DNA encoding:
- a CDS encoding DUF6325 family protein gives rise to the protein MSDEFEDVGPIDYLVVEFPGNRMTGEGFPILVDLVDRGLIRILDLVFIRKDDDGSVAGLEIGDFTGDGELDLAVFDGASSGLLGQDDIDEAAKALEPGCSAGILLYENRWAAPFAAALRRGGARMIASGRIPVPSVVAALDAIETAG